From Vigna unguiculata cultivar IT97K-499-35 chromosome 5, ASM411807v1, whole genome shotgun sequence, the proteins below share one genomic window:
- the LOC114183000 gene encoding protein RALF-like 33, whose amino-acid sequence MHHYAYSLLFLGICATVWMVVSSAPTAEAGVVGMEMAWMPLVEEESELEMDSEINRRILASKRYISYGAMRRDTVPCSRKGNSYYNCQPGAPANPYQRGCSAITRCRR is encoded by the coding sequence ATGCATCACTACGCGTATTCCTTGCTCTTCCTTGGAATTTGCGCCACCGTCTGGATGGTCGTTTCGTCGGCGCCAACGGCGGAGGCAGGAGTGGTGGGAATGGAGATGGCGTGGATGCCGTTGGTGGAAGAGGAGTCGGAATTGGAGATGGACAGCGAGATCAACCGGCGCATTTTAGCGAGCAAAAGGTACATAAGCTACGGAGCGATGCGGAGAGACACTGTGCCGTGTTCTCGCAAAGGAAACTCTTATTACAATTGCCAGCCTGGCGCGCCGGCCAACCCTTACCAGCGAGGCTGCAGCGCCATTACCAGGTGCAGGCGCTAG
- the LOC114186111 gene encoding probable pectate lyase 8, whose translation MEPLSLRLFFTLTVLLAVLFSAASTAANENEITKHKATESRDVVEEKKLRVQSLKNSSAAAERLEDALNKHAIDNPEEIASMVDESIRNSTARRNLNFFSCGTGNPIDDCWRCDKRWYLRRKQLANCGIGFGRNAIGGRDGRYYVVTDPNDDDPVNPKPGTLRHAVIQDRPLWIVFKRDMVITLKQELIMNSFKTIDGRGANVHIAYGACITVQFITNVIIHGLHIHDCKQTGNAMVRSSPSHYGWRTLADGDGISIFGSSHIWIDHNSLSSCSDGLIDAIMGSTAITISNNYFTHHNEVMLLGHSDSYVRDKQMQVTIAYNHFGEGLIQRMPRCRHGYFHVVNNDYTHWEMYAIGGSANPTINSQGNRYLAPVNPFAKEVTKRVDTGSSVWKSWNWRSEGDLLLNGAFFTSSGAGAAASYARASSLGAKSSSLVGTLTSGSGVLNCRRGNMC comes from the exons ATGGAGCCATTGTCTCTCAGACTCTTCTTCACTCTCACCGTTCTGCTTGCGGTGTTGTTTTCTGCTGCCTCCACCGCAGCCAATGAAAATGAGATCACCAAACACAAAGCCACAGAATCAAG GGATGTGGTTGAGGAAAAGAAGTTGCGTGTTCAGAGCTTGAAGAATTCGTCGGCGGCAGCAGAAAG GTTGGAGGATGCTTTGAATAAACACGCAATTGATAATCCAGAGGAGATTGCTTCTATGGTTGATGA GAGCATCCGCAATTCGACGGCTCGAAGAAATCTGAATTTCTTCTCATGTGGGACGGGGAACCCAATCGATGACTGCTGGCGGTGCGACAAGCGGTGGTACCTCCGGCGAAAGCAGCTCGCCAACTGCGGCATCGGCTTCGGCCGCAACGCAATCGGCGGGCGCGACGGCCGCTACTACGTGGTGACGGACCCGAACGACGACGACCCAGTGAACCCGAAACCGGGAACGCTCCGACACGCCGTGATCCAGGACCGTCCCCTGTGGATCGTGTTCAAGAGGGACATGGTCATCACGCTGAAGCAGGAGCTGATAATGAACAGCTTCAAGACCATCGACGGGCGCGGCGCCAACGTCCACATCGCCTACGGCGCGTGCATCACCGTCCAGTTCATCACCAACGTCATCATCCACGGCCTCCACATTCACGACTGCAAGCAAACTGGCAACGCCATGGTTCGCAGCTCCCCCTCCCACTACGGGTGGAGAACGCTCGCTGACGGGGATGGCATCTCCATCTTTGGTTCAAGCCACATATGGATCGACCATAACTCCCTCTCCAGTTGCTCTGACGGACTCATCGACGCCATTATGGGCTCCACTGCCATTACCATCTCCAACAACTACTTCACCCACCACAACGAG GTGATGCTCCTGGGTCATAGCGACTCTTATGTCCGCGACAAGCAGATGCAGGTCACCATTGCTTACAACCATTTTGGGGAGGGACTTATCCAAAGAATGCCCAG GTGCAGACACGGGTATTTCCACGTGGTTAACAATGACTATACCCACTGGGAAATGTATGCAATTGGTGGCAGTGCTAATCCCACAATTAACAGCCAAGGAAACAGATACCTTGCCCCCGTGAACCCTTTTGCCAAAGAG GTAACAAAGAGAGTAGACACTGGTTCATCCGTATGGAAAAGTTGGAATTGGAGGTCTGAAGGAGACCTTTTGCTGAATGGAGCCTTTTTCACTTCTTCGGGAGCAGGAGCTGCAGCAAGCTACGCTAGAGCCTCAAGTTTGGGGGCCAAATCATCTTCTTTGGTTGGTACCCTTACCTCTGGATCTGGTGTTCTTAACTGTCGCAGGGGTAACATGTGTTAA